In Monodelphis domestica isolate mMonDom1 chromosome 4, mMonDom1.pri, whole genome shotgun sequence, one DNA window encodes the following:
- the POPC1 gene encoding DNA photolyase isoform X1, whose amino-acid sequence MAPKKRSLGDGDEQEKTETQENKTKRKPLQKHQFSKSNVVQKEEENKREGEKKGGAEGLQEVVMQSRLQTASSVLEFRFNKQRVRLISQDCHLQDHSQAFVYWMSRDQRVQDNWAFLYAQRLALKQKLPLHVCFCLAPCFLGATIRHYDFMLRGLEEVAEECEKLHIPFHLLLGLPKDVLPAFVQAHSIGGIVTDFSPLLHHTQWVKDVQDGLPKQVPFVQVDAHNIVPCWIASDKQEYGARTIRHKIHDRLPHFLTEFPPVICHPYPSNIQAEPVDWNACRAGLQVDRSVKEVSWAKPGTASGLTMLQSFISQRLPYFGSDRNNPNKDALSNLSPWFHFGQVSVQRAILEVQKHRSRYPDSVANFVEEAVVRRELADNFCFYNKNYDKLEGAYDWAQTTLRLHAKDKRPHLYSLEQLESGKTHDPLWNAAQMQMVQEGKMHGFLRMYWAKKILEWTRSPEEALEFAIYLNDRFQLDGRDPNGYVGCMWSICGIHDQGWAEREIFGKIRYMNYAGCKRKFDVAEFERKYSPAD is encoded by the exons ATGGCCCCCAAAAAGAGGAGCCTTGGTGACGGTGATGAGCAAGAGAAGACAGAAACCCAGGAGAATAAAACCAAGAGGAAGCCTCTCCAGAAACACCAATTCAGTAAGAGTAACGTGGttcagaaagaagaggaaaacaagagagagggagagaaaaagggaggagcaGAAGGCTTGCAAGAAGTCGTGATGCAGTCCAGGCTGCAGACAGCTTCCTCTGTGCTGGAATTTCGTTTTAACAAACAACGAGTGAGACTCATCTCCCAGGACTGCCACCTGCAGGACCATTCCCAGGCCTTTGTGTACTGGATGTCTCGGGACCAGAGAGTACAAG ATAATTGGGCTTTCCTTTATGCCCAGAGGTTGGCCCTGAAACAGAAGCTGCCCCTGCATGTCTGTTTCTGTCTCGCACCCTGCTTCCTGGGTGCTACCATTCGCCATTATGACTTCATGCTTCGTGGTCTGGAAGAAGTAGCCGAG GAGTGTGAGAAGCTGCACATCCCCTTCCACTTGCTTCTGGGCCTGCCGAAGGATGTACTGCCTGCCTTCGTGCAGGCACATAGCATTGGTGGCATCGTGACGGACTTCTCCCCTCTGCTGCACCATACTCAGTGGGTGAAGGATGTCCAGGACGGGCTGCCAAAACAGGTGCCTTTTGTCCAGGTAG ATGCTCACAACATTGTTCCGTGCTGGATAGCCTCAGACAAGCAGGAATATGGTGCTCGCACCATTCGACACAAGATCCATGACCGGCTTCCTCATTTTCTTACTGAGTTCCCCCCTGTTATATGTCATCCGTATCCTTCAAACATTCAGGCTGAG CCTGTGGACTGGAATGCCTGTCGGGCAGGATTGCAGGTGGATCGATCAGTGAAGGAAGTGTCCTGGGCCAAGCCAGGAACTGCCTCAGGCCTGACCATGTTGCAGTCCTTCATATCCCAGAGGCTCCCCTACTTTGGATCTGACCGAAACAACCCCAACAAGGATGCACTCAGCAATCTCTCTCCCTGGTTCCACTTTG GGCAGGTATCAGTTCAACGGGCCATTCTGGAAGTGCAGAAACATCGAAGCCGGTACCCAGATTCTGTGGCTAACTTTGTGGAAGAGGCTGTGGTGAGAAGGGAGCTGGCAGACAATTTTTGCTTCTACAACAAGAACTATGACAAATTAGAAG GTGCTTATGATTGGGCCCAAACCACTCTGAGACTCCATGCCAAGGACAAGAGGCCCCACCTGTACTCACTGGAACAGCTGGAGTCTGGGAAGACCCATGACCCCCTCTGGAATGCCGCGCAG ATGCAGATGGTACAGGAAGGGAAGATGCATGGATTCCTCCGCATGTATTGGGCCAAGAAGATTCTGGAGTGGACTCGCTCCCCTGAAGAAGCCCTAGAGTTTGCTATCTATCTCAATGACCGGTTTCAGCTGGATGGCAGGGATCCCAATGGCTACGTAG GCTGCATGTGGTCCATCTGTGGCATCCATGACCAGGGCTGGGCAGAACGAGAAATCTTTGGAAAGATCCGCTATATGAATTATGCCGGCTGTAAGAGGAAGTTTGACGTGGCAGAGTTTGAGCGCAAATACAGCCCTGCGGATTAA
- the POPC1 gene encoding DNA photolyase, with amino-acid sequence MQSRLQTASSVLEFRFNKQRVRLISQDCHLQDHSQAFVYWMSRDQRVQDNWAFLYAQRLALKQKLPLHVCFCLAPCFLGATIRHYDFMLRGLEEVAEECEKLHIPFHLLLGLPKDVLPAFVQAHSIGGIVTDFSPLLHHTQWVKDVQDGLPKQVPFVQVDAHNIVPCWIASDKQEYGARTIRHKIHDRLPHFLTEFPPVICHPYPSNIQAEPVDWNACRAGLQVDRSVKEVSWAKPGTASGLTMLQSFISQRLPYFGSDRNNPNKDALSNLSPWFHFGQVSVQRAILEVQKHRSRYPDSVANFVEEAVVRRELADNFCFYNKNYDKLEGAYDWAQTTLRLHAKDKRPHLYSLEQLESGKTHDPLWNAAQMQMVQEGKMHGFLRMYWAKKILEWTRSPEEALEFAIYLNDRFQLDGRDPNGYVGCMWSICGIHDQGWAEREIFGKIRYMNYAGCKRKFDVAEFERKYSPAD; translated from the exons ATGCAGTCCAGGCTGCAGACAGCTTCCTCTGTGCTGGAATTTCGTTTTAACAAACAACGAGTGAGACTCATCTCCCAGGACTGCCACCTGCAGGACCATTCCCAGGCCTTTGTGTACTGGATGTCTCGGGACCAGAGAGTACAAG ATAATTGGGCTTTCCTTTATGCCCAGAGGTTGGCCCTGAAACAGAAGCTGCCCCTGCATGTCTGTTTCTGTCTCGCACCCTGCTTCCTGGGTGCTACCATTCGCCATTATGACTTCATGCTTCGTGGTCTGGAAGAAGTAGCCGAG GAGTGTGAGAAGCTGCACATCCCCTTCCACTTGCTTCTGGGCCTGCCGAAGGATGTACTGCCTGCCTTCGTGCAGGCACATAGCATTGGTGGCATCGTGACGGACTTCTCCCCTCTGCTGCACCATACTCAGTGGGTGAAGGATGTCCAGGACGGGCTGCCAAAACAGGTGCCTTTTGTCCAG GTAGATGCTCACAACATTGTTCCGTGCTGGATAGCCTCAGACAAGCAGGAATATGGTGCTCGCACCATTCGACACAAGATCCATGACCGGCTTCCTCATTTTCTTACTGAGTTCCCCCCTGTTATATGTCATCCGTATCCTTCAAACATTCAGGCTGAG CCTGTGGACTGGAATGCCTGTCGGGCAGGATTGCAGGTGGATCGATCAGTGAAGGAAGTGTCCTGGGCCAAGCCAGGAACTGCCTCAGGCCTGACCATGTTGCAGTCCTTCATATCCCAGAGGCTCCCCTACTTTGGATCTGACCGAAACAACCCCAACAAGGATGCACTCAGCAATCTCTCTCCCTGGTTCCACTTTG GGCAGGTATCAGTTCAACGGGCCATTCTGGAAGTGCAGAAACATCGAAGCCGGTACCCAGATTCTGTGGCTAACTTTGTGGAAGAGGCTGTGGTGAGAAGGGAGCTGGCAGACAATTTTTGCTTCTACAACAAGAACTATGACAAATTAGAAG GTGCTTATGATTGGGCCCAAACCACTCTGAGACTCCATGCCAAGGACAAGAGGCCCCACCTGTACTCACTGGAACAGCTGGAGTCTGGGAAGACCCATGACCCCCTCTGGAATGCCGCGCAG ATGCAGATGGTACAGGAAGGGAAGATGCATGGATTCCTCCGCATGTATTGGGCCAAGAAGATTCTGGAGTGGACTCGCTCCCCTGAAGAAGCCCTAGAGTTTGCTATCTATCTCAATGACCGGTTTCAGCTGGATGGCAGGGATCCCAATGGCTACGTAG GCTGCATGTGGTCCATCTGTGGCATCCATGACCAGGGCTGGGCAGAACGAGAAATCTTTGGAAAGATCCGCTATATGAATTATGCCGGCTGTAAGAGGAAGTTTGACGTGGCAGAGTTTGAGCGCAAATACAGCCCTGCGGATTAA
- the POPC1 gene encoding DNA photolyase isoform X2, translating to MAPKKRSLGDGDEQEKTETQENKTKRKPLQKHQFSKSNVVQKEEENKREGEKKGGAEGLQEVVMQSRLQTASSVLEFRFNKQRVRLISQDCHLQDHSQAFVYWMSRDQRVQDNWAFLYAQRLALKQKLPLHVCFCLAPCFLGATIRHYDFMLRGLEEVAEECEKLHIPFHLLLGLPKDVLPAFVQAHSIGGIVTDFSPLLHHTQWVKDVQDGLPKQVPFVQVDAHNIVPCWIASDKQEYGARTIRHKIHDRLPHFLTEFPPVICHPYPSNIQAEPVDWNACRAGLQVDRSVKEVSWAKPGTASGLTMLQSFISQRLPYFGSDRNNPNKDALSNLSPWFHFGQVSVQRAILEVQKHRSRYPDSVANFVEEAVVRRELADNFCFYNKNYDKLEGIKDICFPLRTDLAASHKVWYVPSLLPFSLMKFSIVYKFVL from the exons ATGGCCCCCAAAAAGAGGAGCCTTGGTGACGGTGATGAGCAAGAGAAGACAGAAACCCAGGAGAATAAAACCAAGAGGAAGCCTCTCCAGAAACACCAATTCAGTAAGAGTAACGTGGttcagaaagaagaggaaaacaagagagagggagagaaaaagggaggagcaGAAGGCTTGCAAGAAGTCGTGATGCAGTCCAGGCTGCAGACAGCTTCCTCTGTGCTGGAATTTCGTTTTAACAAACAACGAGTGAGACTCATCTCCCAGGACTGCCACCTGCAGGACCATTCCCAGGCCTTTGTGTACTGGATGTCTCGGGACCAGAGAGTACAAG ATAATTGGGCTTTCCTTTATGCCCAGAGGTTGGCCCTGAAACAGAAGCTGCCCCTGCATGTCTGTTTCTGTCTCGCACCCTGCTTCCTGGGTGCTACCATTCGCCATTATGACTTCATGCTTCGTGGTCTGGAAGAAGTAGCCGAG GAGTGTGAGAAGCTGCACATCCCCTTCCACTTGCTTCTGGGCCTGCCGAAGGATGTACTGCCTGCCTTCGTGCAGGCACATAGCATTGGTGGCATCGTGACGGACTTCTCCCCTCTGCTGCACCATACTCAGTGGGTGAAGGATGTCCAGGACGGGCTGCCAAAACAGGTGCCTTTTGTCCAGGTAG ATGCTCACAACATTGTTCCGTGCTGGATAGCCTCAGACAAGCAGGAATATGGTGCTCGCACCATTCGACACAAGATCCATGACCGGCTTCCTCATTTTCTTACTGAGTTCCCCCCTGTTATATGTCATCCGTATCCTTCAAACATTCAGGCTGAG CCTGTGGACTGGAATGCCTGTCGGGCAGGATTGCAGGTGGATCGATCAGTGAAGGAAGTGTCCTGGGCCAAGCCAGGAACTGCCTCAGGCCTGACCATGTTGCAGTCCTTCATATCCCAGAGGCTCCCCTACTTTGGATCTGACCGAAACAACCCCAACAAGGATGCACTCAGCAATCTCTCTCCCTGGTTCCACTTTG GGCAGGTATCAGTTCAACGGGCCATTCTGGAAGTGCAGAAACATCGAAGCCGGTACCCAGATTCTGTGGCTAACTTTGTGGAAGAGGCTGTGGTGAGAAGGGAGCTGGCAGACAATTTTTGCTTCTACAACAAGAACTATGACAAATTAGAAG gaattaaagatataTGTTTCCCCCTCAGAACTgatttagctgcatcccataaggtttggtATGTTCCCTCATTATtgccattttctttgatgaaattttctattgtttataaatttgttctttga